The following DNA comes from Anastrepha obliqua isolate idAnaObli1 chromosome 1, idAnaObli1_1.0, whole genome shotgun sequence.
TTTTTCCAAGAGCCAATTAAGTGTGCTGGTATGCAGTGATAATGATGGTTTGATTCTGAATGATGTTGGCGAAGCCTTGGCTACTTTGTCGAGGAAGGTGTCATCCAGTAACGTAGAACGTAGTCGCGCAGCTTCCAATTCACTGGCTTCGATAACCGGCACCGAATGGTTGTCAGCGCGTTGCGTAGAGATCAAGCGCGTCCGCATCTGCGGTCTTTCTGTGGGCAGCTCGGGCTGAGTAGCTGATGCCGCCGCGCCGCTACTTATAACTGAAGAAGCCAAACGTTGCGCAGCGCCACGAATATGATCTCTGCTGGCAGCGGAACCTAAGAGCGACTCAATGCAATGAAGGCTACCATCTGCTGAGTTGGCATTCATTGTATTACGCCGTCTTAAGGTACGTGTTACGTCGCTTTGCACAACATTGTTATCCTTCTTCACCAAACTGGAGAGATCATATACAAAGTCTTTATTCTCAGGTTTAATGCGATTCCGTATAGGCCGCCTTGCCGGAGTTTTCACGCCACCTTGGCATGTTTCGTGTTGTGATTGTGAGCGTTTCAATTTCTGCCTTGTGAGTTTACTTATAACGACACTAAGACCACTTGAAACTGCAATTGCCTTATTGCGCTTTAAACGTTTCAGATTTGGCTTAGTTTCATTTAAGCTTCCAATGTCTTCGATTGACCCATTCACGGCACACAAACTATTGTCCTCATCGAGTACAACAATATCGCCCTCGACATCCTCTCGGCTGTAATTCACTTCGTGCTCCGAAACAAATTCGATTGACATTTGCTCAGGATCACCTTTCATGCCGTGGGTGTTGCCCAAATGGTTGACAATGTCATAGCGTCGGAAAGCGCGATACTCGCACAACGTGCAACCAAAGCGTTGAGCGCGATAGTGGAACATCGATATGTGACGACGTAGATTGCTTAAAGCGGTAAATTGCTTATAACATATCTTACAGCGACACAATAGGCGTTTTTCCATTGGCGCAGTACGCATACGACGACCTGTCTTCTTTTCTGTGTCCTCTTCGTATCCTTCAGGCGTGCTCTCATTTGTAGCTATACCAGGCAAAATATCGGCATCAGTTACATTTTGGTCGACTGGAGAATCTGCAGTTAATTTTGATGGCGTATGTACTTGCTCAGCTTCAACCACGTCCTCCTTAGCTTCTTCAGTGCCAGAAGCAGTCAAATCATCTTGGTCAATTGTAACCGTTTGTAGGCCCACTCCAAAATCCTGCCTGCCCAGATTCGCGAACAACTCATTCAAAAGTTCCGTATCGGGATCTTCGGCAACAACTGCACTCGCACTTTGTAGGCGCGTCTCTTTCGAAGATTTCTCCAACGATGAATGCGGTTTCGAACGTTTCGGGCATGCACTCATGCCGTAAATAGAAGTTTTTTCAAGAGCGCATTGTTTTACCTCACAGTGCTGCAGGTGTGTAGATAGTGCGGCACGGCGTTCAAACGACTTATCGCAATAAGTGCAAGTAGATAATAGTTTTTTGGGTTCCAAATCGCTACCATCACTACCAGTGCTGCATTCAGATTTAACTTTGGCAGTAGTACAAGGCACATCATTGCATATTTCCTGTTTAATTTGCACCGTGTCGTCAACCTGGGTAGATCCATCCAAGTCCGTGCTAATTTTACCTATACAAATTCAATTAAGACATTTTGAATTCGTTACACGCAATTAGTTAACAATTTGAATGCTTACTCGTCAATATTTTTCGATGCttcattttccttttctttGATGCTATGCCCATGTTTTTGGACACACAGTTTTCTTGGGAGATGCCTGCCTGCTCAACAATTACAGCCAATGTTGCTGCCTTGTCCACCTCCTCTGGCTGCTGACCATAGGCTTCTGCGCATGTATCGGGCACTTCAGCCGTACTTTCTGTCGTCGCTTGCAATTTTATGCGTTTGATATCGCGTGTCTCATCAATACCTGCTGCAAGTGTTCTACTTAAAATGTTATGCTTAATTGGACAGTGCAACAGATGGGTAGTAAGAGCTTCAATGAGCTCAAACATCTTTCCACAGTGTTCACATTTGTGATAATTATGAGAGAGTGTACGCTTTGCTCTTGTAATAACTGTATGATCAGGCATTGTTTGcgtttgttgttcttgtttgtTCTGCTCAACTGTCGATGTAAATACCGTTGGTCTACTGTTTTCAAGAGAATTACAAAAGTTATTAATACAAACTGTAGCACTGAAAAGGTTTAAACAAGCATACGTACGTGTGATCTtgagaaaaatgtatttcaagctCTTTGGTGTTCGAAAAACTAAGTGTGCAATCATCCTGTGGACATGCCAACATGTTTTTTATCTTTTCCTGTTCTACCAGCTGATCCGTGCATTCACCTGAAAGATAggccatttttattaataattcagAAAATATCTTGACTTTACGCTAAAATGAGCAACACCATAATatgttttctatttatttctttcatgcaaaaaagtttACACTAACAATTATTGTTACAGTGGTAAATGTAAGTATAAGGTGTTAGGGGTagctagaattttcaaaaattgtttttttgcattttcttaaagttgtgtaagtaaattcaaaactatattttttgaactggtgatcactataGCTTAAAACCCGCCTGGTAAGTTTCAATAAAAAGTatactgtttttgaaaaacaaaaaactcgtgcctgatcgaagatttttttttaattgtcggtgtttttctcgaaaatctgaaaaatatatacTGAAACCCCCATATTgttcatttacaaaaaaaaattggattaggcacaagattatttgttaataaaactagtttctcatgtctgattgattttagatgaatctccaaggacttgtgatgatcaccggtAGAAACGGGctgcacacaaacagcgataacttttactcgtaaatttattaattttttttaattttactaaagtcaagtcgaaacatgatgtataaatgctatgtttttatttttgttaaataaagcaATCTGACTACCCCATAAGGCCTCTTCCTTTCGCCAAGCGtgagcaagtggcgaatagatgcagcaactggtataaataaatatatcttgGCATCGCTGGAATAGAGTTATACCGGTTTTATGACGTAAAGCCATACTCGCTAACGGCGAATTTTActtgataactttgttgttgctttcatatGCAAGTTTTccgtcaagttaatcgagcatagagatagaCCATTCCCACGACAGCCAGTTCTaggtaaccggaacgacccggatttatatccagccaaggactgttgttgttgttgttgttgtaacagcataaacattccccatacttacatacggggaatgctgctggagtgacagtccttgaccggatataaatccgggtcgtttcggtaacgtagaaccgactgtcgtggaaacgagccaaggactgtcacttcagcagcattcccagtatatgtatggggattgtttatgctgctacaacaacaacagcagcatagaaatagcgagcagagaagtgggaataataataatctcaAACACGTGAAATTATTTTAACCCGGTTTTTTAGCAGTTTCCTAAGAACCCAAGCAAATTAGCACTTTAAAGTATACATCAACTCAAGGAGGTGGCGCTTTTCATGAACGACAGTATTGATTAATTCATAATTAATTCATAATTaatcaattaaattattgtacacTTTAAATCGAAGCATTACGGTTTCGATTTAGTCCAATTATAGTAAATTCTGAAATAAGTATTGCCTAATGCTAATGCTATTGCATACTCCCCATGTAATTTGATTCTCTGGAGATAGAACTTATGACATGCAGCTAGTAGGTCACGCACTAATACACTCGGCTACGGCAAATATGttttgaactaaataaaaaataatgaagaagaagaaaaaaaaacatataatgaaGATAAGAATTTTTTCGTTGTTGCATGATCGTGTGGAAAATGCAGCCATTTAGTGTTTACTATTCGCTCCACTGCACTTACTAAAAACCCCCACTCACtcatgattaatttttttatcactcaGTACAAAGACATTTTCAGTTTTAACTCGTTTCTTTACGATAAATGTAAAAGATATGCCGATATTCCTTAACTTTGCAAAGCAACCAAATATATTGGTTAATATGCCAGGTTCTTTCAAGCgaagattttaaaatattatgcaATTACAACATACAAAACTTTTAACATATAAATGCATGTCCACTAATGAAAGATCCACTAACACAAATATATCatctaaaataataatttggaaaATCAATTTCGGCGCATAACTCGTCTTCGAGCAGAATAATGAAGTGCATTTCTTACTAAAGCTGATGACATTCTATATATTCTTTGCAAAAGGGGTACTACACCTGTACAGtacaaaaaaatcacaaacgCATATACCAACACTACCACAGTCAACTCCGTCATATCTATATGCATGTAGGTTATGTTCttaatgtgtatgtataactaaaaatattttatataaaattaccaGCTAATGCTTTTTCACCCATAAGTTCACTACTTTCACACAAGGTTCTGGTCTGTTGCACAGCTTCACCAGTTTTTTGCAAAACAGATTCACATCTACTATTTGTATTGTTACAAATTTCTTTGGCCGCCATTACATGACTGCtctgtaaagaaaaacaaaaacaaaaaaaaaaatggtacaaAAAACGAGCATGATGAAATATGCACCATcgccattttatttattattctaacAATTAGCCAGTCACTTACCGAGAATCCATTGTAATTATCGCCCTCTGTATTGTCATCATGGCTACGAACTTCGCTCCGACAAAATACTCTTTTATGACCAATAAACTGCGTCAGGCTTCTGAACATATTGCGACACTTTTTACATTCATATATCAGACTACATTCTTTCAGCAATAATTGCTGAACCtgataacaaaagcaaaatataaataaaatcaatttggtCCAACTTTAAGCAAAGTATATTGAAAAATCACATTATGCATGACCTACTTTTATACATGTACGTAGGTTTACTTACTCCATCAGCCCGTCTAGCCCTAGCTCGATGGCCCTAATCATGAATTTTATCTACATCATAACACGAACAATGATCTTACCTCTTCATTTCCATTATCGTACAACAGCTTTGCCTCCTTAAAGCTGTCATCATAGTTGGGTTGCATTTGAGGACGCATCAAAAATATATCCTGATACTCTTCAAGTAAAGAAGCCTTAGCTCCTATATCCTCAGATAATATCTGTTCCGTATCGGAGCTATAGTAATCGGACGTGCGCTTTCTCATGCTTGCAGCCAGCAGGTCACGTAGTCGCCTTTAACGATACACACTTTATTGCTGCGTTCAGTCGCTAACTCTGCTACTGCGCTGCGACTGCtctcaatatttgtttttctatgttttttgttttcttacacAACCGCACCAAGCAAAATCTGAATTCTAAATCACCGCCTTGTATTAACACTATCACTAGCGCCAGCGTTGAAGAAACGAATGCAGTTGCTAGTGTCGCTGCACTGCACCCAACAAAACACTGCGCTTTAAGACACACCGTGTCACTTTTTTGCAAATGCCAATTATGTACCAGGAAAATGCATTTTACAACTCACCGCAAAGCGCAAAAGAAGCACAAATACTCTATTTTCCTCTACCTGAACGAATTTTCCGATATTTCTCCGTGTCTTCTCTCATTGTTTTTAACACACATCGCCAGTGGTGCCAGATCAAAGTGTATGCGTAGTTTGCAAAATAATCCCCTTaagttgaattttattttaatcgtaCAACAATACGaataattgtattttaataattttccattACACATcgcataaaataattatttattaattattatatgaGTATTCAATCTATAAAAACGGGTGCTCTGCTTGTGAATTACATGGAACGAAGATTGATTAGATAACTTATCCCctcgtttcattttatttttttctgtattctcTATGGTTTCAGCAGAGTTTCAGTTCATATACATTGcaccaatttttattattaattcctCGCGAATATTTAGCTGCCAAAGCGCATTGATTAATAGATAGATTCGCTTTGTTTAGctgttaatgaaaatattagtCACGAATCCAGAATTTATGCTTCAACGCAGTATGTATCCGTAGCGCTTCTTCGATTTTTTGCATCCGTAGTCTACCTGCAGttgcagttgtttttgttgtttactgCTTCTTTACTTGAGTACACCGCAGCCATTTACAAGTTTGCATAAATCCCGTGCATAATTGTAACTAGTATCAATTGAAggaaattcaaataaacaaatcCCAAACTATTCATTttagtataaataataatattccaattggttcaaaattttcagaatatattttatttattttcagtaaATGTTAACTGGCAACCTTGACTAACTGAGCGCAATCAGATGGCACGATCCAAGGCACGACGGGTGCGTCTACATTGCAGCGCATTGGTGGGTTTTCATTCACATAGCACCCCGCGAAGTTTGTATGCAAGAATCATGAATACAAGATTACACAGATTGCCCTAATTTATGTGAGTTGTTCGAGAGAGCTAAGAGAGTGTCGAAAAAGGTTAACTGCCTttgtaaacagaaataaaaagttACATTAGGTTAATGATAAGAATATACTCGAACATAGAAAAACGTTGTTATAAACGTTTAATTGGGATAAAAGTAGATATATTAGTACTGTGATACATATTAGCTATAGtttaaaatatattgattttagatgatgGTAAATGTAATTCATAACTTGTCAAGCCTATAAGTATTTGAATAACTGAAATGAATAACAGCAAGAATCAAAATTACTATGAATTTCTAAGCATTCGATCTCAAAAAGGAGCCTTCGCAAAAGAGGACAAGAATTCAAAACTTGCAGATTGCACAAttcacagaagttaaaaaaatataaaattttggatttatattttttgtaaagataGTGCGCGCTTTTACCATGCTAactttttcgtccaaaattCCATGGTGAAAATTCTCAGTCTGCGTTTAgtcatattatattaaaaaatgttaataagcgCTTGTGAGCTTATTTAAAATCTCATTTGTTCTGTCGCGTTATTGTGAATGAGGGATTGTAATACTGGCAACTAGATGGCGCACATACGCCAATCGTGTGGTAACTCCACCATCAGCTGTAGGAGTTTGACCGCGGAGCGGCGCCCTTTTCCGTCCGGCGATGTTAAAACAAACAATTGTTATAGCCGTTATTCTAACGCCACAAATACAGCTTTTTAATTATAAGTGCAAAAATAGTTTGTTGTTCGCAAGCAATTTATACCCCGCTTCTTTAATATgtcaacaaaaactaaatatattttaataaaaactgtgaAGTGTTACATATATTTGGAGAAGTTAACTAAATTTCGATAGTGCGAAGTATCTGCCCAAATTTATCCGGCTGGCACCACACACGTTCATATGTAGGAGGATGACTCTTGACTGCTCGTCAGTTCGCCACAGTCGAAATCAAACTGGTCAGCTCACCCCAGTACAAGTAGAAGgtaagtataattttttaaaagtaaaccTTATCAAACGCTTCACTGATTCAGTTGATCGCCAGTTATATAAACTCTTCCCAGAGAGGGTGGTAAATTTAGTGggatcggattttaaattgaaatgaaacaacGGATGTTCAAATTgatttggaaatatttattatttttgtgtagaaacattcatgtcatttattttttaaagataatcttcaaatgttggccgcaactgcgccgtaatttggccatccgtaaacaccaattttgaaagactctctggaggacttcggtcggtatctggTGAATGACTTTAGTAATGTTcgcttccaatacctcaatcgatGCTGGTTTATCCATAAAGTATTCAAACTTTGCatacctccacaaataaaagtccatttTTTCTCGAGCTGTCTGGCAAGTAGCAACGCCCGCTAtcttattggaaccaaatgttgtggaggtCCGACATCACGGCaacaaaaatcgtttatcatggtgCGATAgctttcgccattcactgttacatagGCGCCAGTCTTGTTTTTTGAAGAATATGTGCCAATTATTACTTCAGCCCAGAGGCCGtaccaaacgattgttttcaatggatgtaaacgctgttcttgaatggcttcgggttgctcttcaattcaaatatggcaattttgctttttgacgtagccattaagccaaaaatgggcctcatcgttgATCCCCATAGTTGACTTGAGCGCGTgataaacacttttcacagagcgttgattttcgtaatacaactgtacgatttgtaaacattgttgAGACGTaaatctttccatgatgaaatatcaCTGAATTCTGAAGAAATTTAGTGCTAagaatttagtttgacagtagtcacgcgtaatcttacaaaaattcttaattggAAAAAGGACCTCTAACCTGATCACCCTTTACCCAAAACGGCCTTGCTTTCATTGCTTACAACTTTTGAACCGTTCactgattttctttcaaatgttgaGTATTTCGTaattaaagatattttaataaaaattataaataattaggaAACGTTTACGGACTTCGctaagttttaaataatttattctcTTCCGCGTTGGTTTGTACTCGCAGATAAAATGCTAGAGTAGGAAGAGATTTAATTCACAAATTGAGATTTTCTCTGCAAGGGAGATAAGCGCTtaccgtaatatttttttttttttttttttttttttttttttttttttttttttttgaaaatttatgaagGGAGTAGTGCTAAAAATGGTACAGAAAGTTGGATTTATGGTATTTCGAGCGCTAATCTTATGCTTGTAAGAAAACACATAATTGGagaatttataaattcttttatttatttcttcactTTTAGTCATTTCACAAGCGTGTACACaaatcagtttttgttttttgttgtttttcgttTAGTCACTTGCAATTAtaagataaaatttaaaaaagatacACATTCTGCAGGTAATAATGGTATAATTAAGCAGCAAATTAGTAAaagtttgtataatatttttgcattattttcatttacgaTTTTGGTTAtctcgtttttaatttttgttcacaaaaacatttaaatatgccattcaataaatatatgaattttctTACCATGTACTTATCTATGTTAGTATATATGTTGTATATGCTCGtggtgtgtatatgtatttttatatctttcaaTTTCATAATTGTATTATTATCTGCTTCCGGGAAGGGTGTGACGTGCTACACTGACTGCATAAAATATACGTTCAATTTgagtttttcttagttttaacaacaaaatgtgtttgtatgtgtgtatgtgtgcatttgtCATTGTTCGTACATGTAAATTCTTgccaatatgcatacatatacttatatatgtgtgcatgtatgtgtattagCGGTGCCAATTCGCATATCAGAAGTGATTCCCACCTTTCACATGATATTCTACAGCATTTTGATACTTTATGgcatattatgtttttttaaagccataaaatgtttttgaattattcgaaataaatatttgattcaaCATACAactgtatgtgcgtatgtgcatACATCAAAAAAAACTTGCGCAAAGAAATTGCCAGGCTTAGGGCGCTATTCTCTGTCAGTTTGAATTTTGCGTATTTTGCAATGTGAAATTGACTGTTTAATACTGCCTCGATGGCATAAAATCTGCCCTAGTAAATGGTAGCGCAATTTTGCTTTGAATAACttcttaagtaaaaaaaaaaattttgggtaataaaaattatttagtttgaaaattgaaaaagttgaaaataaatttattttgacctttgcttgtctgtttctaTACTGCAGTTGActggttcacaagtgtcaaatgtgattgacCTACGACACCCATTTGCAAAGATTAAAAATCTAgggtaattataataattttgcgccaccttgtatatatgtacgcaaGTACGTATTTCCACATAAAAtagtgttttatattttatgttaacaCTTGTGATTTCGTTTGCCGATTCATTCCAAGAACGGGTAAGGTTTAATCCCCTAAAAAGAGTTCAAACGCAAACTTCGAAAAAGATGTCCTCCATTTAAGTTGTTTTTTAGTAAGAAATAgccaacaattgaatttttgagaatttggCAAGATTCGCTAACAATTAAGTAGATTAATGCCTAGTACCTGAACTTTTGCATTCGTAATGTAGAATTTTTGAAGGTATTTCCGTTATTTGatattcgttgttttttttttttgaagacggTATGGCAACTTCATCTACTTCTCAACTAACCTTTCATAGTCGAACTTATTTTAGGAGCTACTACGTTTTATTTGTGGCTCATTTTGGTTTGATTGttgaaacatttttgatttcaatgctcgaaaagataaaaaataaggcAATTGGTTGCTTGTCTCGACAGActtttcttcacattttgttatatcttcttaacattgcttaaaaaaaaattaaaaacaccctttgttgggtgtttggccaagctcctacAGTTtttggtgcgcgtcttgatatttttccacaacatggaggaatctacagttttacgccacctccgaacggcaaatggtttttattacaGATTTTTTCGTTCTTGCCGAGCGCCGGTCGCTGTTAGAAAACAACTTTTACTatctttggtgtttcatgcacggagattcgtgCGAGTGCGCAGGTTACTTCCAAATGGTGGTAGCGCAATAACAACGGCCGcctttaacaaaatattaaaaaacaaaaaaatgaatgaaattgtatccCGAAGCAAAGAATATGATGTTAATACGTTCGTATGATTAGTTAGTTGCTTTGCTAGAAGGGCAAGAAATGAAAACTTGATTCAAGATGTAGAGCCTTTTGCAGTTTAGTACCTAAGAAGCTTATTCGAGTTGTACGGCGCAATTTAATGCGAGCCAATATTTCGTACAACTTTGACATGAGACGATTTTTCAGAGCTTCCCTTTATATCAAGAGGAGAAAAGTCAGACAGAGTCATTTCATGACATTGCAAGGTTATATGCTTTGACATGAGATATAATTCTTCAGAACAAAGAGATTAACTTTCTATCAAGAGGAGAAAAATCAGAGAGAGTAGTTTCGTGGTATTTCAAGGTTGTGTACACCCATCTAATATTACAACCTTCTCCTCTAATTTGTGTCTTGGTGTAGTTGTTGCTTAAAAATTGATCGGTTCCGAACGGCAGTTGTTTTTTTGCAGTATCGCGGGAATCATCGAAAATACATTGGCAGCTGTGAACCCAGCATTCATTTCAAATGATGTTCTtatttgcacacatacatacatacgagtatgttaaAGTTGTTGAacagtttattattaaatttagctTTGCTGCTTATGCCCAGAAGAAactataatatatgtaaatctttttttgttttaggaaagcttttattgtTTACCTACGTTGACtcacaaaatataattaatttaatctgttttacttttaaatatgCTCTCTTAATGTATATGattaatgtatgcatgtatatgagTATATAGATTttccatatgtatatgtactttagtaattaaattttttacgaaGAAGCACTTGACATGCCCAAGACATTTTATACTTtcatacttttattattttatttttaatttaattttaacattattttcacattgctttttgttttattgtgtaAGCTGGTGATTCTACAAAGTGTTAggcatatttgtttgttttttgttttttttttttgcgttttgattAATTCATTAtcattttttgcattaaattaaagtttcatTAAAGTAAGGTTAAGGTTAAGGTAATTAGTTAAACTTTAGTAAGGCACTAGTTACACGTTAATTTGTTGTTGCAGTTATAATGAACCGAATCCTATGATTAGTAGTGAAGACTTTGCGATGCTACTGCGTTACGCCCtacacatctacatatacatacatctcacgcatgtgtgtatgtatttcattgtcatattttatgtatgtttgtacactTCAATTAATTAAATGTACATCTACAGAATCCTGAATTTTAATGCATGTATGCGTGAATTCTTTGTTTTTGGTAAGGATGTGTGATGTGTCACAGTTTATTCGGTGTTTTAGGGTTtctcaattatatttttgatattcatGTAAACCTGTGTAGGTGATTGTTTGacttggtgtgtgtgtgtgtttgtaaaaAGTGTGGTATTGGTTGTGTAAAAAGGGGCGGGCCAAAGTGTGATGATATTTTACCGTGATGTCTtaatgttgttgctgcttttcaTATTTTGAATTGAAGGGGAAGGGACTTATGAGCTTAACGTGTAACTACTGACTACAGCAATTAGGTTGCATAAATATAcctccatatgtatgtacatatatactatatacgagtaggtacatatgtatatatgtatgtatgtgaaatactcgtacatacatacaatacatttttgtttaagttGCTCTACTGTCTATACCCGTGCGCTTGTGCACAGTGGGCGTTCTAAATTTATTTGCGTTTATTTAATGTCTGCATTTACTATAACTAGGGCataaattgagtttttttttatatttttgcattgtATGAAATATGAGTGCTTAGAGGTCACAGAAGCTTGAACAAGCTTCACTCTAATGGTCTACtagtatttttcattaatttttttgtctttttgcattccttttatttatgtttttatatgtgATTTACATTTGTAAACAAGAAGGACacaaatagcataaaaaaaattcaggtgAAATGGAAAATGGAAAGCACTTACGATTTATaactaatttataaaatatattttttttgttactcttTAAAGTTTTGTGTTTTCAAGGCATGTCTAAGTAGAAAGGCAAAACAGATTTAATTTGTAACTAATAACTTATTTGAAATTTGCTTTTctcaaaaacagttttctaaCTTTGAACTCAACCGATATTAAGAACGTTCAGACTGCAAGCAATAAAAGTGTACAAGTACAACCTTAGTCCAGAAGCACAATGCGCTCATTGAGCTGACGATATTATTGAATCTTAGTGAGAATTTCCATATGAGTTGAAATCGTGCATTGATAGGGTTTTATATACGATTGAGAGAATACAGAAGGTTTTCGACAGACTCTAAAAGGAAGAAGTAATTTGACAGAGTTAGCTGTTATGCAGGCGTGAATTTAAAGCtagtttattattttcatgtttatattatattataatctaacctaacttttCATTTTCGTTTGCAAGATTTGGCTATTTTGACTTTTGGCTTTACTGCCCTTTACCTGTGGGAGAGGGT
Coding sequences within:
- the LOC129235980 gene encoding uncharacterized protein LOC129235980 isoform X2, which codes for MRKRTSDYYSSDTEQILSEDIGAKASLLEEYQDIFLMRPQMQPNYDDSFKEAKLLYDNGNEEVQQLLLKECSLIYECKKCRNMFRSLTQFIGHKRVFCRSEVRSHDDNTEGDNYNGFSSSHVMAAKEICNNTNSRCESVLQKTGEAVQQTRTLCESSELMGEKALAGECTDQLVEQEKIKNMLACPQDDCTLSFSNTKELEIHFSQDHTPTVFTSTVEQNKQEQQTQTMPDHTVITRAKRTLSHNYHKCEHCGKMFELIEALTTHLLHCPIKHNILSRTLAAGIDETRDIKRIKLQATTESTAEVPDTCAEAYGQQPEEVDKAATLAVIVEQAGISQENCVSKNMGIASKKRKMKHRKILTSKISTDLDGSTQVDDTVQIKQEICNDVPCTTAKVKSECSTGSDGSDLEPKKLLSTCTYCDKSFERRAALSTHLQHCEVKQCALEKTSIYGMSACPKRSKPHSSLEKSSKETRLQSASAVVAEDPDTELLNELFANLGRQDFGVGLQTVTIDQDDLTASGTEEAKEDVVEAEQVHTPSKLTADSPVDQNVTDADILPGIATNESTPEGYEEDTEKKTGRRMRTAPMEKRLLCRCKICYKQFTALSNLRRHISMFHYRAQRFGCTLCEYRAFRRYDIVNHLGNTHGMKGDPEQMSIEFVSEHEVNYSREDVEGDIVVLDEDNSLCAVNGSIEDIGSLNETKPNLKRLKRNKAIAVSSGLSVVISKLTRQKLKRSQSQHETCQGGVKTPARRPIRNRIKPENKDFVYDLSSLVKKDNNVVQSDVTRTLRRRNTMNANSADGSLHCIESLLGSAASRDHIRGAAQRLASSVISSGAAASATQPELPTERPQMRTRLISTQRADNHSVPVIEASELEAARLRSTLLDDTFLDKVAKASPTSFRIKPSLSLHTSTLNWLLEKVDSSLHQNANGKSSPSETLCSDDNSINSLHVSPPPSIPRESDPPPTPRKRISVLGRLRDESFKYRDSLLRSALEN
- the LOC129235980 gene encoding uncharacterized protein LOC129235980 isoform X1; translation: MRKRTSDYYSSDTEQILSEDIGAKASLLEEYQDIFLMRPQMQPNYDDSFKEAKLLYDNGNEEVQQLLLKECSLIYECKKCRNMFRSLTQFIGHKRVFCRSEVRSHDDNTEGDNYNGFSSSHVMAAKEICNNTNSRCESVLQKTGEAVQQTRTLCESSELMGEKALAGECTDQLVEQEKIKNMLACPQDDCTLSFSNTKELEIHFSQDHTRPTVFTSTVEQNKQEQQTQTMPDHTVITRAKRTLSHNYHKCEHCGKMFELIEALTTHLLHCPIKHNILSRTLAAGIDETRDIKRIKLQATTESTAEVPDTCAEAYGQQPEEVDKAATLAVIVEQAGISQENCVSKNMGIASKKRKMKHRKILTSKISTDLDGSTQVDDTVQIKQEICNDVPCTTAKVKSECSTGSDGSDLEPKKLLSTCTYCDKSFERRAALSTHLQHCEVKQCALEKTSIYGMSACPKRSKPHSSLEKSSKETRLQSASAVVAEDPDTELLNELFANLGRQDFGVGLQTVTIDQDDLTASGTEEAKEDVVEAEQVHTPSKLTADSPVDQNVTDADILPGIATNESTPEGYEEDTEKKTGRRMRTAPMEKRLLCRCKICYKQFTALSNLRRHISMFHYRAQRFGCTLCEYRAFRRYDIVNHLGNTHGMKGDPEQMSIEFVSEHEVNYSREDVEGDIVVLDEDNSLCAVNGSIEDIGSLNETKPNLKRLKRNKAIAVSSGLSVVISKLTRQKLKRSQSQHETCQGGVKTPARRPIRNRIKPENKDFVYDLSSLVKKDNNVVQSDVTRTLRRRNTMNANSADGSLHCIESLLGSAASRDHIRGAAQRLASSVISSGAAASATQPELPTERPQMRTRLISTQRADNHSVPVIEASELEAARLRSTLLDDTFLDKVAKASPTSFRIKPSLSLHTSTLNWLLEKVDSSLHQNANGKSSPSETLCSDDNSINSLHVSPPPSIPRESDPPPTPRKRISVLGRLRDESFKYRDSLLRSALEN